A DNA window from Arachis hypogaea cultivar Tifrunner chromosome 18, arahy.Tifrunner.gnm2.J5K5, whole genome shotgun sequence contains the following coding sequences:
- the LOC112772836 gene encoding uncharacterized protein yields the protein MGGGFRVLHLVRPFLSFLPEVQTADRKVPFREKVIYTVISLFIFLVCSQLPLYGIHSTTGADPFYWMRVILASNRGTVMELGITPIVTSGLVMQLLAGSKIIEVDNNVREDRALLNGAQKLLGILIAVGEAVAYVLSGMYGSVGQLGVGNAILIILQLCFAGIIVICLDELLQKGYGLGSGISLFIATNICENIIWKAFSPTTINSGRGAEFEGAVIALFHLLITRTDKVRALREAFYRQNLPNVTNLLATVLIFLIVIYFQGFRVVLPVRSKNARGQQGSYPIKLFYTSNMPIILQSALVSNLYFISQLLHRKYSGNFFVNLLGKWKESEYGGGQSIPVGGIAYYITAPSSLADMAANPFHALFYLVFMLSACALFSKTWIEVSGSSARDVAKQLKEQQMVMPGHRESNLQKELNRYIPTAAAFGGMCIGALTVLADFMGAIGSGTGILLAVTIIYQYFETFEKERASELGFFGF from the exons ATGGGAGGTGGGTTTAGAGTGCTGCACTTGGTTAGACCGTTCCTTTCGTTTCTTCCTGAAGTTCAGACTGCTGACAGGAAAGTGCCATTTAGAGAGAAGGTCATATATACCGTTAtctctcttttcatttttctggttTGTAGCCAGCTCCCTCTGTATGGAATCCACTCAACAACAGGTGCGGATCCATTCTATTGGATGCGTGTCATCCTTGCTTCCAACCGTGGAACTGTCATGGAGCTTGGAATTACCCCCATTGTAACTTCTGGGTTGGTAATGCAACTTTTGGCTGGGTCGAAGATCATTGAAGTTGACAACAATGTACGAGAGGACCGTGCTCTGTT GAATGGTGCTCAGAAACTGCTGGGAATCTTGATAGCTGTTGGTGAGGCAGTTGCCTATGTTCTTTCTGGAATGTATGGAAGTGTGGGGCAACTTGGAGTTGGAAATGCCATCCTCATTATCCTCCAGCTCTGTTTTGCCGGCATAATTGTGATATGTCTAGATGAGCTACTTCAAAAAGGATATGGTCTGGGGTCTGGAATTTCCCTATTCATAGCAACCAATATCTG TGAAAATATCATATGGAAGGCATTTAGTCCCACCACCATTAACAGTGGACGTGGAGCTGAATTTGAGGGAGCTGTTATTGCTCTGTTCCACTTGTTGATAACTAGAACGGACAAAGTCCGAGCTCTTCGGGAGGCATTTTACCGGCAGAATCTTCCCAACGTGACAAATCTGCTTGCCACTGTCTTGATCTTCCTGATTGTGATCTACTTCCAAGGTTTCCGAGTGGTATTGCCTGTAAGGTCAAAGAATGCCCGTGGACAGCAGGGTTCATACCCTATCAAACTGTTTTATACCTCCAACATGCCCATTATTCTCCAGTCTGCCCTTGTTTCCAATCTGTACTTCATCTCCCAG CTGCTTCACCGCAAGTACAGTGGAAACTTCTTTGTCAATCTTTTGGGTAAATGGAAGGAATCTGAATATGGTGGTGGTCAGTCTATTCCTGTTGGTGGTATTGCATACTACATCACTGCACCATCCAG CTTAGCTGATATGGCAGCCAATCCTTTCCATGCTTTGTTCTATCTTGTCTTTATGCTGTCAGCTTGTGCCTTGTTTTCCAAAACTTGGATTGAAGTCTCTGGTTCATCTGCTAGAGATGTTGCCAAGCAGCTGAAG GAGCAACAAATGGTGATGCCTGGACATCGTGAGTCGAATCTGCAGAAGGAGCTGAACCGATACATTCCAACTGCTGCAGCTTTCGGAGGCATGTGTATTGGTGCCCTAACAGTGTTGGCAGATTTCATGGGAGCAATTGGTTCCGGTACGGGAATATTGCTTGCAGTAACAATCATCTATCAATACTTCGAGACATTTGAGAAGGAAAGAGCCAGCGAGCTTGGCTTCTTCGGTTTCTAA